Proteins from a genomic interval of Panthera uncia isolate 11264 chromosome C1 unlocalized genomic scaffold, Puncia_PCG_1.0 HiC_scaffold_4, whole genome shotgun sequence:
- the LOC125913086 gene encoding kazrin-like, which produces MSFLASLSKAADLDHHWVAKAWLNDIGLSQYSQAFQNHLVDGRMLHSLMKRDLEKHLNVSKKFHQVSILLGIELLYQVNFSREALQERRARCETQNIDPVVWTNQRVLKWVRDIDLKEYADNLTNSGIHGAVLVLEPTFNAEAMAAALGIPSGKHILRRHLAEEMSAVFHPAK; this is translated from the exons ATGTCTTTCCTCGCCAGCCTGTCCAAAGCCGCTGACCTGGACCATCACTGGGTGGCCAAGGCCTGGCTGAATGACATCGGCCTGTCCCAGTACTCTCAGGCCTTCCAAAACCACCTGGTCGACGGGCGGATGCTACACTCCCTGATGAAGCGGGACCTGGAAAAGCACCTGAATGTGTCCAAGAAGTTCCACCAGGTCAGCATCCTGCTGGGGATCGAGCTGCTGTACCAAGTGAACTTCAGCAGGGAG GCCCTCCAGGAGCGCCGCGCCCGCTGCGAGACCCAGAACATAGACCCTGTGGTCTGGACCAACCAACGGGTGCTCAAGTGGGTGCGGGACATCGACCTGAAG GAGTACGCAGACAACCTGACCAACAGCGGCATCCACGGTGCTGTGTTGGTGCTGGAGCCCACATTCAACGCCGAGGCCATGGCCGCTGCCCTGGGCATCCCCAGCGGGAAGCACATCCTTCGGAGACACCTGGCAGAGGAGATGAGTGCCGTCTTCCACCCAGCCAAGTGA